A window of Variovorax paradoxus EPS genomic DNA:
ATCGGTGTCGCCGTGGTGGCGTTGTCGGTGGTGGCGGGCGTGGTGCTCGGGCTCATCGCGGGATTTTTCCGCGGCGTGCTCGAGATCGCGATCATGCGGCTCATGGACATCGTGCTCACGCTGCCGAGCTTGCTGCTTGCCATCGTGATCGTCGCGATTCTCGGCCCGGGGCTCGTCAACGCGATGCTCGCGGTGGCCATCGTGGTGCTGCCGCATTACGTGCGCATCACGCGCGCGGCCGTCATCGCCGAGGTCTCGCGCGACTACGTCACCGCGGCCCGCGTGAGCGGCGCCGGCACGCTGCGCCTGATGTTCCGCGAGGTGCTACCCAATTGCGCGGCACCGCTGATCGTGCAGGCCTCGCTCGGCATCTCCACCGCCATCCTCGATGCGGCGGCGCTCGGCTTCCTCGGTCTCGGCGCGCAGCCGCCATCGCCCGAGTGGGGAACGATGCTGGCCGATGCGCGCGAGTTCGTGCTGCGCGCGTGGTGGGTCGTGACCTTCCCGGGTCTCGCGATCCTCGCGGCCGTGCTGGCTTTCAATCTGCTGGGCGACGGTCTGCGCGATGCGCTCGACCCCAAGCTCAAGCGCTGATTCAACGCAAAGGAGAGAAACGATGCCTTTGCTGGACATCAAAGATCTGCACGTGGAATTTCCCACGCAGGGTGGCGTGCTGCACGCCGTCGATGGCGTGAGCCTCACGCTCGAAGAAGGCGAGGTGCTCGGCATCGTCGGCGAATCGGGCTCGGGCAAAAGCGTCACCATGATGGCGCTCATGGGCCTGGTCGGCTTCCCCGGCCGCGTGCGCGCGGAGCACATGCGCTTCGCGGGAAAAGACCTGCTCGGCATCTCCGACAAGGCTCGCCGTTCGCTGGTCGGCAAGGAGGTCGCGATGATCTTCCAGGAGCCGACCACCAGCCTCAACCCCTGCTTCACCATCGGCTTCCAGCTCATGGAAACGCTGCGGCTGCACCTGAACCTCGACAAGCGCACCGCGAAGAAGCGCGCGACCGAACTGCTGGAGCAGGTCGGCATTCCCGCCGCGTCGTCGCGCCTCGCAAGCTACCCGCACCAGCTCTCGGGCGGCATGAACCAGCGCGTGATGATCGCAATGGCGATCGCCTGCAACCCGCGCCTGCTGATCGCCGACGAGCCGACCACCGCGCTCGACGTGACGATCCAGGCGCAGATCCTCGACCTGCTGCGCGACCTGCAGAAGGAGCGCGGCATGGCGCTGGTGCTCATCACGCACAACATGGGCGTGGTGAGCGAGATGGCGCAGCGCATCGCCGTCATGTATGCGGGCCAGGTGATGGAGCACCAGCGCGTCGACCGGCTCTTCGCATCGCCGCAGCACCCCTACACCGAAGCACTGCTCGCGGCATTGCCCGAGCGAGCGGCGCCCGAAGGACGGCTTGCCACCATCAGCGGCGTGGTGCCCGGCGTGCACGACCGGCCTTTGGGCTGCCTGTTCGCGCCGCGCTGCAGCTATGTCACCACGCGCGCCTGCAACGTGCGCCCCGCATTGCGCGAGT
This region includes:
- a CDS encoding ABC transporter ATP-binding protein, with translation MPLLDIKDLHVEFPTQGGVLHAVDGVSLTLEEGEVLGIVGESGSGKSVTMMALMGLVGFPGRVRAEHMRFAGKDLLGISDKARRSLVGKEVAMIFQEPTTSLNPCFTIGFQLMETLRLHLNLDKRTAKKRATELLEQVGIPAASSRLASYPHQLSGGMNQRVMIAMAIACNPRLLIADEPTTALDVTIQAQILDLLRDLQKERGMALVLITHNMGVVSEMAQRIAVMYAGQVMEHQRVDRLFASPQHPYTEALLAALPERAAPEGRLATISGVVPGVHDRPLGCLFAPRCSYVTTRACNVRPALREWQGAEVRCHYPLGEPGRIVAIEQDRPQQVPAAEVLQ
- a CDS encoding ABC transporter permease subunit, which translates into the protein MMNTTSTPTIPTTGASTAPPGPWREFWTAFSANRGAVIGLVTIVVLLLVALFAPWIAPHAPNETNSAVFLQPPAWQQGGTWSYLLGTDAIGRDILSRLMYGARLSLSIGVAVVALSVVAGVVLGLIAGFFRGVLEIAIMRLMDIVLTLPSLLLAIVIVAILGPGLVNAMLAVAIVVLPHYVRITRAAVIAEVSRDYVTAARVSGAGTLRLMFREVLPNCAAPLIVQASLGISTAILDAAALGFLGLGAQPPSPEWGTMLADAREFVLRAWWVVTFPGLAILAAVLAFNLLGDGLRDALDPKLKR